In Clostridium thermosuccinogenes, the genomic stretch TGGTGTAACCATATCCGGCTATTGGAACCATTGGCGCGGACAGGTGGATATGTTTGGGAAAAGAATGACAAATGAACCCCACAGGTTTCTGAGCCTGGAAAGAGTTAAAATAAACGTTTACACTTCAGGATATGCAGACAGGGTTGAAATACGTTTCAGCCCGGAACTGGAGGCAATGCAGTATACCGATATTTATGGCAATGTATACGACTATAACAGGGATTACGATCTAAACTATGTATATTTCCCACAAACATTTGCGTTGGACAATACACAAAAGGACGGCCATATATATTGGGAATACATATTACCCCTGGCCAACAGCACAAAATCATGGGATGACAGACGGCTAAGGCCTCCCTACTCTATGACTGTTACGGCTTACAAAGGTGAGAAATCCGTTGTATATACTATATCTGATATAGATATAACCGGAAATATTTTCGACTTAATATACATCCAGCCGGTAGATTAGTGATGTTGTTGAATGATAACAAGTTTGCAAGGGACGGATGCATTTCTCCCAAGCCCTATTCAAAAGGATGTACTTACATTTTTTGGACGTCAAAGATTAAGTCAATCGTGAGTTGATATGCAAAATAAACTTTACGAAAAACAGTAGAAATTGCCACATTTATATTGTAAAATATGGATATATTGAAATGAGGAGAGTTTGAAAACGATGTATAAACCATTTATCAACCAATAAGACTGTATTGAGCGAAACCAGACTTTAAACATGTATTAAAGGTAGCATTTCATCTACCTCTAATTGTGTTGCGCTCTTTACAGTCTTTTTTTATTTCTCAGGCAGGGCATCACTGCCGTCAAAAAAACTTTATGACAATGAGCGTAAAGGCTTTTATAGCCATATAAATTGGAGGTATATATGTTTAAAGGATTATGGTTTTTCGTTAAATTTGGTTGGAAATGCGAGAAAAAATACATCGTTTATTTAGTTTTAAATCAAATTATAAATTCTCTCATCCCCATCGTTTCAATTGTAATGCCCAGGTATATTATTAACGAACTTGTTGGTTTTAGAAGAGTACCTTATATATTTTTATATATCGGTATTTTAATAGGTTATAACCTATTAGGTAACATTGTATCCAACTACCTGACCTGGACTTCATTTACCTATCGACTTAGGGTCGCATCGGAATTTAGCCTTTTCATGCATCAAAAGACGATCAATGCTGATTACGCAGACTTGGAAAGCTCCGAGTATATAGACATAAAAGAGAAGGCGAAAAAGTTTCTTTTCGGAGATATGAAAGGCTTTAGCTATGTGCTGGATATCGCAGTTCAAATTATTGGGAAGCTGTTTACTCTAATTGGAATCGTCTTAGTTATCGCCAACTTAAACCCGATACTTGTTTTATTATTCATAGCCCTTGTCTTTACAAACTCTTATGTTGAATCAGTTATTAGAAAAAAACAGATAGAAATATCGCTTAAATTAACTGCTGCCGAACGCAGGGGAATGTATTACGGTGAGCTAATGGAAGGCTTCGAATATGGTAAGGAAATCCGTCTGAATGGTATGGGAGACTGGCTTATAGACCATGAGAGGAGATTTGCGAAAACTGTAAATGATGGATATGCAAGAAGCAATGAACTAGGGATTAAGGCAGGAGCCTTCGGAGCTTTTACGCTCTTTTTCCAGCAAGGTTTGCCTACATTTATCTCGTAATACAACTGATAAATAAAGCAATTACTATTGGCGATTTTTCGATGTATGTGGGTGGTGTAACTGCCTTCTCAGGTGCAATGAGGGACGTAGTGGGTAGTGTTATTGAGGTTAGTCAGTATAGAAAATATTATGAAGCTATGGAGCAGTACTTAAACATTCCCTTTAAGATGAGGAATAATGCAAGAATCCCTGTGCCTTCCGGCGAACACACTATTGAGTTCAGGAATGTGTCGTTTAAATATGCCGGGCAGAAAGTTATGCATTAAAAAATATTAGTCTTACGATACCTGCAGGACAAAAGCTCGCTATAGTCGGTGAAAACGGAGCAGGCAAAACAACTTTTGTTAAGCTGCTTTGCAGAATATATGATCCTACCGAGGGTGAAATACTTTTAGACGGAATTAATATAAAGGATCTTGATTATGACCAGTATATGGCGCTTTTTTCTACAGTGTTTCAAGACTTCAAGCTGTTTTCATTCACCTTAAAGGAAAATGTGGCCCTATCCAAAAGCGAGAAGGCAGAAGATAAAGACATAGAAAAAGTATTAATAAAAGCCGGATTTGGAGATAAGCTTGCCAGCTTACCTAAAGGTATTCATACCAATGTATTTAAAAACTTTGAAGGTGATGGATTTGAGCCATCTGGCGGAGAAGGTCAGAAGATTGCCCTGGCAAGAGCTTTATATAAAAATTCTCCGATTGTAATACTGGATGAGCCGACTGCTGCCCTTGATCCAAAAGCAGAATTTGAGATCTATCAAAATTTCAACGATCTTGTAGCTGGCAAAACCGCAATTTATATATCACATAGGTTATCGAGCACACGATTCTGTGATAAGATTGCAGTATTTGCTGACGGAGAAATTGTTGAGTACGGCAATCATAAAGAGCTATTGCAAATGGGAAAAACATATGCGAAATTGTTCAATATGCAAGCGGGATATTACACCGATAAATTGATAAGTTAATCTTCAAGTGTCTTTAAAGCTACGCACAGAAAATTATTTATATCAACAATCGGCCTTTAGCGATCTCCCTCATATCCCGCTTCGGTGGGGGCTGGTTATCCCCCACCAAGCTGGGTCGCCATCCTGGTTTGCGTCTATTCAGCTTTCTCTTGTATAAACGAGAAGCTCCTGCATCCCTTGTTTAGTTTTCTTAAATAAGTTTATGAACCAGGATCATTTCTACTTATTCGTTTTCATCCGCTTTTTTCATCCATAGTCTCGGGCTTATTAAAATGCCCATAGGCTGCAGCTGATACTGGTATGACCACCTGTTGCCGGTGCTCCTCCAGGCGTCAGGGCCGAACCATCTCACTGAACGGTCACAATTGTGCACGGCTCCAAAAGTGTTCACACGGTTGCCATAGGCGGTTATGTGTATAGTATGAGGACCTGCCTCAACATCACCAAGATCAAGCTTGTATGGAGCAAAAGCGATGGTCCCTTTCCTGTCATCATCAAGAGCAACTGACAGAACCGGGTTTCTGAACTGGGGAATTTCTATTTCCGTCTTTCCTCCCTTCAGCTCCACCGGGCAGTGATAGGTCACATTTCCGGCATAGAAAGGCAGTCCCTGATGAGTCCAGTCGCCAAAGGCGAGCTTTCTTACAGGTTCTGTGATCCTCGCATGCCTTCCATGCACGCATACTCCAAAATCCCCCAGAAGATAGCACCACTCTACATTGGTCTTAGGTCCAAAGGGTATTCTCAAGACAATTTCCGTTTTCCCGGCCGGGATGGCAGGAAGCTCAACCTTGCTTATGGATTCATCCACATACCATCCTGTTATCCGTGACGGCACCTTTGTTCCATTGACTACTATCTCCGTTTGCTCCGCATTTTCCAGTGCCAGGCATGGGGATTTGACCTCTATGTCCGACCATACCGTAAACCTAAGGCTCAAAACATGTGTCGGAGCCTCATTATCCGGGTTTACCCATGGCTGTGCCATTGCGTCCATCCTCAGGGGATATCCCAGCTTCTTCCTGAACTCATTATCTATGCGCAGCACTTCTTCCGCAGGCATCCATTCTCCATCATCAAAAGAGTATTCTGCTATATCCAAAAGAAGCGCATTAGGCTCTGAAAGGGTAACCAGCACAGGGTCCGGCAGGTCGTACGCATGCATCTCCCTTTTCTCCGCATGCTTAGGTACATGAATCAAAGCATTATCAGGTTTCCCGGGCTTCAGGCACAAAAGCAGGCTGTCATGCTGAGAGAAGCTATGGCAAATATGTGTTTCGCCATCTTTTATTTCAGCTGCAATGTCATAAATTTCTCCCGTCATAGTGTCATATACTACAGGTTTCCAAATGCCTTTCACTTTTATACGTATGTTCTCCATATAAGCTATATCAGGATTGGACATTCTGTTTGCATGACATATGAACAGCCACATTTGATCGTTATCTTCCCTCATCTGGTAAAGCAGGTTATCCGCGCGGGAGCCGTCCTCCTTCCGGATTTCTACATCTCTGTAGCTTTCGAGGGTTTCCAGTATACGGCTCTTTGAAAAGGGTATTCTGGTGCATTTCTCAGCCAGCTTCACTGCCCGGTCGGATTCCACCGCATCCACAAGTCTTGCCGGTTCTCCTGCAAAAACGACATTTCCTCCGGCCATCCGAAACGCTTCAAGACGGTCCAACGTAGTAGAGCGGAGGGTTTCGCAGGCTGGAATAACAATCACATCATAATTCATCTCCCCGACCTTCAATACCGGTGAATTTTCAACGGGGCATAAAGACGGCAAGAGGGATTCGGATATGAAATCAAAATCCAGCAAGCCGAATAACAGCCATTCCGTTATATTTTTAAAGTTGCTTTCCAGCTCCTCCCTGATTACGCTGGTTTGCTCTCTAGGTCCCCAATGCAGCCAGTAGGACTCTATGGGATGTATGACTCCGATGCGGACATGGGGCCTTCCCCGGGTCAATGCCGTATTCAGCCGGCTAAAATGGTCTTCTATCAGAGGATACTCCTTATACCATGGAGACTGATATCCGATGCTTGCCGGGTAATCACGCTTTGCTTCGCCGGCCATGGATACCCAGGTGAGGTGATGTACCCTTACTGTCACTCCCAAGGCAGCCTGCCAGTCCCCAGCCACCTTGTGTCCCCGGAAATCAAAATCCCAGTTGGTGACACCGTAAAGCTCGCTCAACACACCGGGACAGCCATATTGATGGGCTGCACTTTGCGCTTGCTTGGCAGTGGTGTATTCCCTCGAATCACACAGTATGTCTATTCCAGGAAGCTGGAATGACCGGTAGGATCTCATGGCTTCACCAAGGGCCTGGGTTTGAGAAAACAGAGTAGGCTCCTCCATCATGTGGCCGGTCAGCATAATCCCATGGGATTTACACCAACTGCCTATGGTGTCGGCAAAAGCTTCTGCAAACCTCTCACTCAAATGGTCATGGTAACGGTATCTTGCCAGCGAAACTTTACCATCAGGAAGCTCCCAGAAAAGCTCAGGCAGATAATCCAGTATATCGTCACCATAGGTATTCTTATATGTAACACTGAAATCATCCGTGAAGGGAAGCACCACATCCCTTTCTTCATAAGCATATCCAAAAGTTTGCTTGTGGCTGAACTGAGGCTCGTCGGTGAAAATAGCCGGGATTGATTTGCCAAAATCATCCCCCAGCTCAGCATAGTACCTTTCATGGGTGATTTCAATAAATTTGCGTATCGCTTCACGGTCCAGCGTGTTTACATAAGCCTGATTGTTAAACCATGGGCTGTCGGACGCAATTTCTAGATAAGCCCACCACACTTTTGCCTTTTCGTCAGGTGTTTCTCCATCCTTTAGTCTCTTATAGCTAGCCAGATACCCATTTTCTAAAATTACCTGATACCTTGCCAGGCAGTAGCCTTTTTCATTTCTTCCTCCCCGCGCTGCGGAAATATTCTCATTTTTCTCCACCTTATCATCACTATATGGTCTTGGAGTAAACAGAAGATATCTGGCTCTGTACCTGTGATCTTTAGTCACCAGACCTCCCGCTGCCCCGGAAGGCCAGCGGTCTTCATCATACAGCCAGCAAAGCATATCATTTTTCTTGGCCTTCTCATTGCAGGCCTTAACCAGATCCATAAATTCATCGCCCAGATATTCCGTTGCCATACCTGAACGGCTGTGTATATGGAATCCTCCCATTCCCATTTCCTTGAGCTGATCTATCTCTTTTAAAAGCAGTTCCTTGTCAAGCTTGCAATTCCACGCCCAGAAGGGAGCTCCCCGATATTCTGCTGTCGGGTTTTTAAAAAGCGAATCCGGAAGATTTTTGGAATCATTCTTTGGGTAAAGCATAGTGACTACCTCCCATATCAATGAGTTTTCAGTATCTCTCGACAATTCTATTATATATAGTTTTGCTTTTCATGGGGGCATCTTATGAAAATTATAGGCTTTTACTACATTGTTAACACCAAAACAAGAATGTTATTTTAATTATTGACTGTACTATGCAAGCATGAGGGGTTTTTGCCGGAGAAAAATTGTTTTAAGATTTTTCAGTTTCCTTTGGCGATACTTAAATCAACCTGAACATGGACATAACCTAAATTCCAGCTTAAACCCAAGAGCGTGTCAGGTATGTCTATAATGCAATTTTACTCATTTAAGATGGAGCAAGCCTTTTATAAGTATTTTCCACATAAAAACCACACAATAGCAAAGCAGAGCCATGTTAATATATTGCCCCCAAAACGAATAAGGCTTATTCCAATCGCCTTTTGTGCTTGTATTATATGTTAATATGAAGATGGTATTTATTGTGTAAATGTATTAGAATAGTAAAGGCAATATTAAAAACGTTTGAGTAAATCGGCACTGAACATCATATCAAATCTGTAATAAATCAGGAGGTCCATATGCTTATTGAGAAGGGAAGCAAGCTTGTTATGATTGGTGATTCCATCACCGATACTGACCGTGCCAGACCCATAGGAGAAGGTCTGTTTGATGGTACGGGTAAGACATATGTGGGAATGGTGAATTCCATGCTGGGAGCTACATATCCCGAAAGAAAAATCCGTGTGGTCAACATGGGCATCAGCGGTAACACAGTGAGAGATCTGAAAGCGAGATGGCAAACCGATG encodes the following:
- a CDS encoding ABC transporter ATP-binding protein translates to MFKGLWFFVKFGWKCEKKYIVYLVLNQIINSLIPIVSIVMPRYIINELVGFRRVPYIFLYIGILIGYNLLGNIVSNYLTWTSFTYRLRVASEFSLFMHQKTINADYADLESSEYIDIKEKAKKFLFGDMKGFSYVLDIAVQIIGKLFTLIGIVLVIANLNPILVLLFIALVFTNSYVESVIRKKQIEISLKLTAAERRGMYYGELMEGFEYGKEIRLNGMGDWLIDHERRFAKTVNDGYARSNELGIKAGAFGAFTLFFQQGLPTFIS
- a CDS encoding ABC transporter ATP-binding protein/permease — its product is MYVGGVTAFSGAMRDVVGSVIEVSQYRKYYEAMEQYLNIPFKMRNNARIPVPSGEHTIEFRNVSFKYAGQKVMH
- a CDS encoding ATP-binding cassette domain-containing protein, which encodes MVGENGAGKTTFVKLLCRIYDPTEGEILLDGINIKDLDYDQYMALFSTVFQDFKLFSFTLKENVALSKSEKAEDKDIEKVLIKAGFGDKLASLPKGIHTNVFKNFEGDGFEPSGGEGQKIALARALYKNSPIVILDEPTAALDPKAEFEIYQNFNDLVAGKTAIYISHRLSSTRFCDKIAVFADGEIVEYGNHKELLQMGKTYAKLFNMQAGYYTDKLIS
- a CDS encoding glycosyl hydrolase; translated protein: MLYPKNDSKNLPDSLFKNPTAEYRGAPFWAWNCKLDKELLLKEIDQLKEMGMGGFHIHSRSGMATEYLGDEFMDLVKACNEKAKKNDMLCWLYDEDRWPSGAAGGLVTKDHRYRARYLLFTPRPYSDDKVEKNENISAARGGRNEKGYCLARYQVILENGYLASYKRLKDGETPDEKAKVWWAYLEIASDSPWFNNQAYVNTLDREAIRKFIEITHERYYAELGDDFGKSIPAIFTDEPQFSHKQTFGYAYEERDVVLPFTDDFSVTYKNTYGDDILDYLPELFWELPDGKVSLARYRYHDHLSERFAEAFADTIGSWCKSHGIMLTGHMMEEPTLFSQTQALGEAMRSYRSFQLPGIDILCDSREYTTAKQAQSAAHQYGCPGVLSELYGVTNWDFDFRGHKVAGDWQAALGVTVRVHHLTWVSMAGEAKRDYPASIGYQSPWYKEYPLIEDHFSRLNTALTRGRPHVRIGVIHPIESYWLHWGPREQTSVIREELESNFKNITEWLLFGLLDFDFISESLLPSLCPVENSPVLKVGEMNYDVIVIPACETLRSTTLDRLEAFRMAGGNVVFAGEPARLVDAVESDRAVKLAEKCTRIPFSKSRILETLESYRDVEIRKEDGSRADNLLYQMREDNDQMWLFICHANRMSNPDIAYMENIRIKVKGIWKPVVYDTMTGEIYDIAAEIKDGETHICHSFSQHDSLLLCLKPGKPDNALIHVPKHAEKREMHAYDLPDPVLVTLSEPNALLLDIAEYSFDDGEWMPAEEVLRIDNEFRKKLGYPLRMDAMAQPWVNPDNEAPTHVLSLRFTVWSDIEVKSPCLALENAEQTEIVVNGTKVPSRITGWYVDESISKVELPAIPAGKTEIVLRIPFGPKTNVEWCYLLGDFGVCVHGRHARITEPVRKLAFGDWTHQGLPFYAGNVTYHCPVELKGGKTEIEIPQFRNPVLSVALDDDRKGTIAFAPYKLDLGDVEAGPHTIHITAYGNRVNTFGAVHNCDRSVRWFGPDAWRSTGNRWSYQYQLQPMGILISPRLWMKKADENE